The sequence GCCCGCCCGATGACTTGGCACGTTTGCCCGATTTCTTAGTTCGAGGCCCGCACGGGGACGCCCTTCAGGGGCTCCAGTATCGGGATGGTAATGGCTACGCGTCGTGACGTGACCATTCTTCGATCAGGCGACGGACCTTCTCTTTGCTCGACGATGACAAATCTGGTTCCCGTTCCATTGCGGCCACCAGCGCGGCCCGTTCCGCCGGACCAAGCTTTCCGTCGATTAGGCATTTCTCAAGAAGACCGGCTAGCCCGACCGGAAGGAACCCATAATCCTGATGCAAAACGTTTAATCGCGCATTTCGAGCGAGCTCGTCGACGCGACGCTGCAATAGGTTCACTTGGCCGGAATCGAGGCGGCCCGAGGCATGAAGTCCATGGATCCGCTGCCTTCTTGCCGACAGCCGTGTATCATGGATGGCCGGCTCGGTGCGACTCATGAACTCCTCCGACTCAAGGGCCCTCAGCTCGCGGGCATACACTCGTCGTCGGCCATAGATGCGCCATGCCCCAAAGGCTGATCCAATCGCCGTAATGGCGATGCCGGCAATGAAGAAAGTACGTTCTTGGTTCTCGGGGGCGAGCACCGTGCTGGCGAGGTCGGGTTCGACCGGCGGAGAACCTCCCGCCTGGAAGACTTCGAGCGAACTGCTGGTCTGACCGGCGTCGTTTCGTGCCTGGAAGCGCGCCCGGTATTGGCCCGCCGTCGCGTACGCGTGTTCCAATACCGGTGACGATTGCCAATCGGTTACGCCTCCGTCCCCCCAATAGGCTCGAAACGCCGTCGCTGCTCCCATGGCTCCCGCGGTCGTATTCGCCAGGCTCACGGAGAAAGAAATGCCGGGGGGCGGAAAGGAGGTCGACGCGCGGGCGACGACCGTCGGCGAGGCGGGCGTCCGCCCGACAATGGTGATGTTTCCCCGGGCCCCATGAGGAATCCATGCGAGCACGGACTCCCCCACGCTCGTGTATCCACTCTGATCGTTCGAAAGCTCAAGGCGCCACAGATGGGCGCCCGTGTTGACATCAAGGGAGTGCACGGCGCTTCCGACCCCTGACGCCGTGCTGGCGTACACGTTTACGGGAACGAAAAGGTTCGGGCCAGCGCGCACCACGGCGCTGTCGGTGGGTCTTTCAATCGGCCCCGGCGGGAGCGACCGCTGCCATTCTTCGGTCTGGTCCGTAGACTTGAGTTTGTAGATCGTAGACGCCGAGGCCACGTATAGAAATGGGTCGTCGTACGCGAGCCCCGGGTATCCAATCCCCGAAAGAACGTCCTCTGCCCCGATGTCCGAGGTCCAGAGCTCGTTCCCATTCTGGGCATTGTACGCCGTGACCCGGTTGTCGAAACGAGCGTAAACCACGTTTTCTTGGCCCGTGGCGCACGGGGAAACATAGGCGTAACCGCCCTGCCCGATAGGCTGGTTACCCTCGTATACGGTTGTCCTGCGCTGGAAACTGCTATTGGCCGTCCAATACATGTCGCCGTTGTCGAGGCCGAAGGTCCATAGGGTCGCCCAAGTGTGGCTGTCCTCCGCGGAATACGGCGTTGTCGGTAGCTGGCCAGACGCGGGAAGGCTTGAGTACGTTATGACGAACACACGTTGGCCAATGATGGAAACACATAGCAGCGTGGTATAGCCCGTGCCTCCTATCGGCGGCTCGGCTCTCAATCCCCCAGTCGCCTGCGCAGCCGCAGCTTCCACCGACAGAACCCGTGTCCACCGAGGGCGCCCTGTCACACCATCCAACGACGCCACGATGCTGGCGCCGGTTGTCTCTCCGTCTGCCCGCTGGCCCCAATGGGTGCATCCGGCGATTAGTTCTTTCGGGGTGACAGCGAGGCCCCGGCACCAAGTCAGAAAGTGGCCCGAAACCGCGCTTTCGGGGATCCAACGCCAGGCCTGCGTCCCGTTCGAGACCCAAGCGGCGTGGATACCTCGATTTACAGGGACGAAGATCTGCTGTCCGTCGCTAGCTAGGTCCCCGGCCGAAACGTCGTCAACGGGTGATGTCTTAGTGATCTGGGCCGTTTTCAGGTCAACACGAAAGAGTCCGGTCTCCCCTCGTCCGCCAAATGCCCGAGTGGCCACGAAAGCCCCGCCGTCAAACAGTAACGGCCCGGACCACGTTTCTGTTACTCCGGGAAGTGGGAGAATGAAAGCGG is a genomic window of Euryarchaeota archaeon containing:
- a CDS encoding PQQ-like beta-propeller repeat protein is translated as MFVITYSSLPASGQLPTTPYSAEDSHTWATLWTFGLDNGDMYWTANSSFQRRTTVYEGNQPIGQGGYAYVSPCATGQENVVYARFDNRVTAYNAQNGNELWTSDIGAEDVLSGIGYPGLAYDDPFLYVASASTIYKLKSTDQTEEWQRSLPPGPIERPTDSAVVRAGPNLFVPVNVYASTASGVGSAVHSLDVNTGAHLWRLELSNDQSGYTSVGESVLAWIPHGARGNITIVGRTPASPTVVARASTSFPPPGISFSVSLANTTAGAMGAATAFRAYWGDGGVTDWQSSPVLEHAYATAGQYRARFQARNDAGQTSSSLEVFQAGGSPPVEPDLASTVLAPENQERTFFIAGIAITAIGSAFGAWRIYGRRRVYARELRALESEEFMSRTEPAIHDTRLSARRQRIHGLHASGRLDSGQVNLLQRRVDELARNARLNVLHQDYGFLPVGLAGLLEKCLIDGKLGPAERAALVAAMEREPDLSSSSKEKVRRLIEEWSRHDA